The following coding sequences lie in one Pirellulales bacterium genomic window:
- a CDS encoding peptidase S10, whose translation MKLLWSFLFMVFCLLAVTALAAEGTGKLNEKTVREKQAEAELPEKVSATQHTANISGKEVEYTATAGTLAMKDDAGKTKAAIFFVAYTKDGINDLGQRPITFAFNGGPGSSSVWLHLGMLGPKRIKIPDDASPLPPPYELTANPYSLLDITDLVFIDPVSTGFSRPASGENKDQFHGFQEDLRSVGQFIHNYVTKYGRWRSPKFLLGESYGGLRAGGLSGYLRDRYNMPPSGIIMISPALNFETLGFAPGNDLPYILFVPGYAATAWYHHALPGDLQSLSLEEVIKQATDFSLQDYNLALMKGHSMSAAERSAVAEKLARFTGLRKEYVLNCNLRISMQRFGKELLRSRDRTIGRYDSRFTGIDADSAGESPEFDPSAEQVFGPFTAAINDYVRNDLKFDDERVYEILTSEVQPWNYGRHSNRFPDASDTLRQSMSAVPYMKLFVAGGYYDLATPPATAIYSVEHMRLPPELQKHITLRAYEGGHMMYIHEVSLKKLRADLEKFYQSALPGDEPKKE comes from the coding sequence ATGAAATTGCTTTGGTCGTTCCTGTTTATGGTTTTCTGCTTGCTGGCTGTCACGGCATTGGCCGCAGAAGGTACTGGCAAACTCAACGAAAAAACAGTAAGGGAAAAGCAGGCGGAAGCGGAGCTGCCAGAAAAAGTTTCGGCAACTCAGCATACGGCCAACATCAGCGGCAAAGAGGTCGAGTATACTGCGACCGCCGGCACGCTTGCCATGAAGGACGATGCTGGAAAAACTAAAGCAGCGATTTTCTTTGTCGCATATACCAAAGACGGCATTAACGACTTGGGGCAGCGGCCGATCACGTTTGCCTTTAATGGCGGGCCGGGTTCGTCATCGGTCTGGCTGCACTTGGGCATGTTAGGCCCCAAGCGGATCAAAATACCCGACGACGCTTCGCCACTGCCGCCGCCGTACGAATTGACCGCGAACCCTTATTCGCTACTCGACATCACCGACTTGGTGTTCATCGACCCGGTCAGTACCGGTTTCAGTCGGCCGGCCAGCGGCGAAAATAAAGATCAATTTCACGGCTTTCAGGAAGACCTCCGCAGCGTCGGTCAGTTCATTCACAATTACGTCACCAAGTACGGTCGCTGGCGCTCACCCAAGTTTCTCCTTGGCGAAAGCTACGGAGGGCTGAGAGCAGGGGGCTTATCCGGCTATCTCCGCGACCGCTACAACATGCCGCCCAGCGGCATCATCATGATCTCGCCGGCGCTGAATTTTGAAACGCTCGGTTTCGCTCCCGGAAACGATCTGCCATATATTTTGTTCGTTCCCGGCTACGCGGCGACGGCCTGGTACCACCATGCACTGCCCGGAGACCTGCAATCGCTTTCACTGGAAGAAGTCATCAAGCAAGCGACCGATTTTTCGCTTCAGGACTACAACTTGGCGCTGATGAAAGGTCATTCCATGAGTGCGGCCGAGCGCAGCGCCGTCGCCGAGAAATTGGCGCGATTTACAGGGCTGCGCAAGGAATACGTGTTGAATTGTAACCTGCGAATTTCGATGCAACGCTTCGGCAAAGAGCTGTTGCGCTCTCGCGATCGCACGATCGGGCGCTACGACAGTCGCTTCACCGGCATCGATGCCGACAGCGCCGGCGAATCACCTGAATTTGATCCCAGTGCCGAACAAGTATTCGGTCCGTTCACCGCCGCCATCAACGACTACGTTCGCAACGATTTAAAGTTCGACGACGAGCGCGTTTACGAAATTCTCACCAGCGAAGTTCAGCCGTGGAACTACGGACGACACTCTAATCGATTCCCCGACGCATCCGACACGCTTCGCCAATCAATGTCGGCCGTGCCCTACATGAAACTATTCGTCGCCGGCGGTTACTATGACCTGGCCACCCCACCCGCGACTGCCATTTACAGTGTTGAGCACATGCGGCTGCCTCCGGAACTGCAAAAGCACATCACGCTGCGCGCTTACGAAGGAGGCCACATGATGTACATCCATGAGGTATCGCTGAAGAAGCTGCGCGCTGATCTGGAAAAGTTCTACCAGTCGGCGCTCCCTGGCGACGAACCGAAAAAGGAATGA
- a CDS encoding bifunctional YncE family protein/alkaline phosphatase family protein: MPTNQIVSPLGVQITFPGRPVDVALSHDGRLLGVLNRDQLLTFDAASGKIIDTAKISGSSYKGIGFTPDGKHLFASTLPSSRSSRGDQALVGFSVGEDGRLSKPRAISVNPSGAEDASTELSTDGETRYGSRQAPAGFVITPDGSRMYVALNLANVVAEIDLASGKAVRWIPVGNAPYDVALAGEKLYVSNMAGRLPKPGEPTGPSGRAPVVKVDPRNIASEGSVSVVDLKANRSRKEIVVGRYAAGLAVSPDGEYVAVACANNDTVSVIDSKHDEVVQTISVHPAPDLPFGSSPNALAFSTNGKWLYVANGANNAIAVVEFAPPNCRLRGCIPTGWYPGSVVCDTARNRLIVANVKGIGSRNTEWEGKRIVKGEKVYGFNSRDSMGSISLVPLPSLEELKQQTAAVLANNRSAEIVAVRAPPRQNVPPVPIPERHGEPSLLKHVFYIIKENRTYDQVFGDLPQGEGDEKLCIYGREVTPNHHKLAEEFVLLDNFYCSGVLSADGHQWTDEAYATDYLEKAFGGFPRSYPYSGGDALAYAPSGFIWDHVLEHKKTFRVYGEFVSASVTWKDPNRKKRPTFMDCYQDYLAGNQQIDIRATANIKTIEPYLCQSFIGFPNIVSDQYRAGEFIEELKEFERRGEMPNFSIMLLPNDHTSGTRPGMPVPEAQVADNDLALGRIVEAISHSQFWKDTCIFVVQDDPQNGFDHIDGHRTVALVISPYTKRKFVDSTNYNQTGMVRTIELLLGLPTMNQFDSSATAMRNCFMDQPDLTPFTAVPNNIPLDHLNPQLSDIRDARQLYWARKSIAERLDEIDEADEDTLNRILWFAARGDDATYPAWAISLDPDDGDDKD; encoded by the coding sequence ATGCCGACGAACCAAATCGTTTCTCCACTGGGAGTGCAAATCACCTTTCCTGGCCGGCCGGTCGATGTGGCGCTCAGCCACGATGGCCGCTTGTTGGGCGTGCTCAACCGCGATCAATTGTTGACCTTCGATGCTGCTTCAGGAAAGATCATCGACACTGCAAAAATCAGCGGCTCTAGTTACAAGGGCATCGGCTTTACCCCCGATGGCAAGCACCTATTTGCCTCGACGCTTCCCAGCTCTCGATCCAGCCGCGGCGATCAGGCTCTGGTTGGTTTTTCTGTCGGAGAAGATGGACGGTTGAGCAAACCGCGGGCGATTTCCGTGAATCCATCCGGTGCAGAAGATGCGTCGACCGAACTGAGCACCGATGGCGAGACCCGGTACGGCAGCCGACAGGCTCCTGCCGGATTTGTTATTACGCCTGATGGCAGCCGGATGTATGTCGCTTTGAATTTAGCCAATGTCGTCGCCGAGATCGACTTGGCCAGCGGCAAAGCCGTCCGATGGATACCGGTCGGAAATGCGCCTTATGATGTCGCGCTTGCGGGTGAAAAGCTTTACGTTAGCAACATGGCCGGCCGCCTTCCGAAGCCAGGGGAGCCGACTGGCCCATCGGGACGCGCACCGGTGGTGAAAGTCGATCCGCGAAACATCGCTTCCGAAGGATCGGTGTCAGTGGTCGATTTGAAAGCCAATCGAAGCCGCAAGGAAATCGTCGTCGGTCGCTATGCGGCAGGGCTGGCAGTTTCACCCGATGGGGAATATGTCGCTGTCGCGTGCGCGAACAACGACACCGTCAGCGTAATCGATTCGAAGCATGATGAGGTCGTGCAGACGATTTCGGTACATCCCGCTCCCGATTTGCCATTTGGCAGTTCGCCCAATGCGCTAGCTTTCAGCACCAACGGCAAGTGGCTGTACGTCGCCAATGGTGCTAACAATGCCATTGCCGTCGTCGAATTTGCGCCGCCGAACTGTCGCCTGCGCGGTTGCATTCCGACTGGGTGGTATCCAGGCAGCGTCGTTTGCGACACCGCACGTAATCGGCTGATCGTCGCCAATGTAAAGGGCATCGGCTCGCGCAATACGGAGTGGGAAGGAAAGCGAATCGTTAAGGGAGAAAAGGTTTATGGATTCAATTCCCGCGATTCCATGGGGAGTATTTCACTGGTGCCGCTGCCAAGCCTTGAAGAACTCAAGCAGCAGACGGCCGCGGTTCTGGCGAATAATCGCTCGGCGGAGATTGTCGCCGTCCGCGCCCCGCCGCGGCAGAACGTACCTCCGGTTCCGATCCCTGAGCGACATGGAGAGCCGTCGCTCTTGAAGCATGTCTTCTACATCATCAAGGAAAACCGAACTTACGATCAGGTCTTTGGCGATCTTCCGCAAGGCGAGGGTGATGAGAAGCTCTGCATTTACGGCCGCGAAGTCACCCCCAACCATCACAAATTAGCTGAGGAGTTCGTCCTACTCGACAATTTTTATTGCAGCGGCGTACTGAGCGCCGATGGCCACCAGTGGACCGATGAAGCGTATGCGACCGATTATCTCGAAAAAGCCTTTGGCGGCTTCCCTCGCAGTTATCCCTACTCAGGCGGCGATGCTTTGGCTTACGCACCTAGCGGATTCATTTGGGATCACGTGCTGGAACACAAGAAAACTTTTCGTGTCTACGGAGAGTTTGTCTCGGCATCGGTTACTTGGAAAGATCCGAATCGAAAGAAGCGGCCGACGTTTATGGATTGCTATCAAGACTATCTTGCTGGCAATCAGCAAATCGATATTCGAGCCACCGCCAACATCAAGACCATTGAACCGTACCTCTGTCAATCGTTCATCGGCTTTCCCAATATCGTATCCGATCAGTATCGGGCTGGTGAATTTATCGAGGAATTGAAAGAATTCGAGCGCCGCGGCGAGATGCCGAATTTCTCGATCATGCTGTTGCCCAACGATCACACCTCCGGAACGCGCCCTGGCATGCCCGTTCCGGAAGCTCAAGTAGCCGACAACGACTTGGCGCTGGGGCGAATCGTCGAAGCCATCAGTCACAGCCAATTCTGGAAAGACACTTGTATTTTTGTCGTGCAGGATGATCCGCAAAATGGCTTTGACCACATTGACGGCCATCGGACGGTGGCGCTGGTGATCAGCCCCTACACAAAGCGCAAGTTCGTCGATAGCACGAACTACAATCAAACCGGCATGGTTCGGACTATTGAACTGCTACTGGGACTGCCTACGATGAATCAGTTCGATTCGTCGGCCACCGCGATGCGAAACTGCTTCATGGACCAACCCGATCTGACGCCCTTTACCGCGGTACCGAACAACATTCCGCTGGACCACCTCAACCCACAGCTTTCAGACATCCGCGATGCACGGCAACTTTATTGGGCACGCAAGTCGATCGCAGAGCGGCTGGACGAGATCGACGAAGCGGACGAAGACACGCTGAATCGCATTCTATGGTTCGCGGCACGCGGCGATGACGCGACGTATCCGGCATGGGCGATCTCTCTCGATCCGGATGACGGCGATGACAAGGATTAG